A single region of the Candidatus Gracilibacteria bacterium genome encodes:
- a CDS encoding lmo0937 family membrane protein has protein sequence MLWTIFVILLVLWVLGLVSSYTLGGYIHILLIIAVVVLLIRIIQGRKILSGFFRDGKE, from the coding sequence ATGCTTTGGACCATTTTCGTCATTCTTTTGGTGTTGTGGGTGCTTGGATTGGTAAGCTCCTATACGTTGGGGGGATATATTCATATTTTATTGATCATTGCGGTGGTTGTCCTTTTGATAAGGATCATTCAAGGACGCAAGATCTTAAGCTGATTTTTTAGAGACTGAAAAGAATAA